One Streptomonospora salina genomic window, CCAAGGAGGAGGCGGCCGAACAGCTCGCCGAAGACGACCCGCAGATGGCGCCGTTCGTTGAATCCGTGCCCAGCGCCCGGTCGCGCACCGCCGAGCTCGGCGAGGACTACCCCGACGTGTCCACGGCGATCGCCGACGCCGTCCAGGAGGCCCTCGCCGGATCGGCCTCGGCCGAGGAGGCGCTGAGCCGGGCGCAGCAGTCCGTTCCGGAGAACTGATGCCGGCCCGTATCGGGTTCCTCGCACCCATCGTCGTCTTCCTGGTCCTGTTCTTCGGGTACCCCCTGGCGGCCAATGTCGCCATGTCCCTGCGGGAGTACACCGCCGCGTCGTTCTACACCGGCGAAGCCCCCTTCGTCGGGCTCGCGAACTACGCGGCCGTGATGGGCGACCCGGTCTTCACCACGGCGGTGGCCAACACCGCGGTGTTCACCGCGGCCTCGCTGCTGTTCCAGTTCGGCATCGGGCTGGCGCTGGCCGTGTTCTTCCAGCGGCACTTCCCGCTGAACGGGATCCTGCGTTCGCTGCTGCTGATCCCGTGGCTGCTGCCGCTGGTGGTCTCGGGAACGGTGTGGCGATGGATCTTCGACCAGCAGTACGGGATCCTCAACCAGACCCTGCTGGGGCTCGGGGTGATCGACTCCGCCGTGCCCTGGCTGTCGAGCACGGCGATCGCGCTGCCGTCGGTGACCGTCGCCAACATCTGGGTCGGCATCCCCTTCAACATGGTCATCCTCTACGGCGGTCTGCAGAGCATCCCCGCCCACCTGTACGAGGCCGCGTCCCTGGACGGCGCAGGCCCCTGGCAGCGGTTCCGGCACGTCACCTGGCCGCTGCTGCGCCCGGTGAGCGCGGTGGTGCTGATGCTCGGACTCGTCTACACGCTGAAGGTGTTCGACGTGATCATGGTGCTCACCCAGGGCGGGCCGGCCAACGCCACCCAGACCCTGACGACCTGGTCGTACTCGCTGTCCTTCGGCGAGCTGGACTTCGGGCTCGGCGCGGCCGTCGGCAACCTGCTGATCGTCGTCGCGCTGCTGTTCTCCGTGGTCTACCTGCGGGGGCTGCGCTCGTCCGCACCGGCGACCGCGCGGAAGAGGAGGTAGCCGTGGCCGTGCACAGAAGGGTGCGTACCGCGTTGACCACGGTGGTCGCGGTGGCCGTCGTCGGAGTACTGCTGTTCCCGCTGTACTGGATGGTCAACGCCTCGCTGCAACCGGCCACCGGCCTGCTGCAGACCCCGCCGCGCTGGTTCCCGGTCGACGGGACCCTGGACGGCTACCGCAGCGCGCTGCAGAGCCAGGGGCGGCCGCTGCTCAACAGCGTCGTCGTGGCCGCGGGCACGGTGGCGCTGACCCTCGCACTGTCGGTGCCGGCGTCCTACGCGCTCAGCCGGTTGCGGGTGCGCGGCGCGGGGGTCGTCATGTTCGCGCTGCTGCTGGTGCAGATGGTGCCCGGGATCGTGATGGCCAACTCGCTGTATGCGGTGATGAACCAGACCGGGCTGCTGAGCACGTATGCGGCGCTGATCCTGGCCGATTCGACCATCGCCGTGCCGTTCGCGGTGCTGATTCTGCGGGCGTTCATGGTCACCATCCCCGCCGAACTGGGCGAGGCGGCCATGGTCGACGGCGCCGGCCACACACGTGTGCTGTGGTCGGTCGTCATGCCGGTCAGCCGCAACGCGATGATCACCGCGGCGCTGTTCGCGTTCCTGTTCGCCTGGGCGGACTTCTTGTTCGCGGTGACACTGAACTCCGACGAAGCGGTCATGCCGGTCACGGTCGGCATCTACCGCTTCATCGGCGCCCACACCGCCGACTGGAACAGCGTCATGGCGACCGGCGTGATCGCTTCCATACCCGCCGCCATCCTGCTCGTCGTCGCCCAGCGCTACGTCGCCGCCGGAGTCACCGGCGGCGCGCTCAAAGACTGACCCCGCCCCGCCGCGACGGGAGCCGGGCGTCCCGCCCACCGGCTGCAACCGGCCACCGGCGATAAAAGGAAAGGACAACGCGTGCTGCACGAAATCGACGGCGGCATCGAATGGCACGGCGGCCACCAGGTCGTGCGCGTCGACCCCTGGGGAACCGACAGCGTCCGCGTGCGGGCCGGGCTCCACCGGCTCCGCTCCGACATCCCCGGCGCCCTGGGCGAGCGCCCCGGAACCGGGGCCGAGATCCGCATCGAGGGCGGAGCCGCCCGGCTGGCCAACGGCGCGATCACCGCCGAACTCGGCGACGACGGAATGCTGCGGTTCCTGCGCAGCTCCTCCCGGGAGGAGCTGCTGGCCGAGCAGCGCGCGCACTTCTGGTGGCCCGGCCCGCGCGCCTACACCTCCACCGGCAACGGCTACTACCGCATCGAGCAGCGCTTCGCCGCCTACGAAGGCGAGCGGCTGTTCGGCCTGGGCCAGCACACCCACGGCCTGCTCGACCAGAAGGGCGCGGTGCTCGACCTCGTGCAGCGCAACGCCGAGGTCTCCGTCCCGTTCCTGGTCTCCTCGCGGGGCTACGGGATGCTGTGGAACAGCCCCGCTGTGGGCCGGGTGGAGCTGGCGGGCAACGGCACCCGCTGGGTGTCCGACAGCGCCCGCCAGATCGACTACTGGGTCACCGCCGGCGCCGACCCGGCCGCGACCATGGCCAACTACGCCGAAGCCACCGGCCGCGCGCCGATGCTGCCGGAGTGGGCGTCGGGGTTCTGGCAGTCGCGGTTGCGCTACAAGACCCAGGACGAGCTGATGGAGGTGGCGCGCGAGCACAAGCGGCGCGGGCTGCCCCTGTCGGTGATCGTCGCCGACTTCTTCCACTGGACCCACCTGGGCGACTGGAAGTTCGACCCGGCGGAGTGGCCCGACCCCGCGGGGATGGTGCGCGAGCTGCGGGAGATGGGCACCGAGCTGATGGTGTCCGTGTGGCCCTCGGTCAGCCCGCTGTCGGAGAACTTCTCCGAGATGCTGCGGCGCGGCCTGCTGGTGGCCACCGAGCAGGGGCCGCCGGTCCACGCCGACTGGGCCGACAAGGGCGTCGAAGGCAAAGTGCAGGTGTCCTTCTACGACGCCACCAACCCGCATGCCCGCGCGTTCGTGTGGGACGCGGTCCGGCGCAACTACCACGACCTGGGCGTGCGCGTGTGGTGGCTGGACGCCGGCGAACCCGAGATCAAACCCGGCCACCAGCACAACCTGCACTACCACGCCGGCCCGGGCGCCGAGGTGGCCAACATCTACCCGGCCGAGCACGCGCGCGGGTTCTACGAGGGCATGCGCGCGGCGGGGGAGTCCGAGGTCGTGACACTGTGCCGCTCGGCGTGGGCGGGAAGCCAGCGCTACGGCGCCGCCCTGTGGTCGGGCGACATCGCCGCGACGTTCGCGTCGCTGCGCACGCAGATCCGCGCGGGACTGAACGTGGCGATGTCGGGAATCCCGTGGTGGACCACCGATGTCGGCGGTTTCCACGGCGGCGACCAGGAGTCCCCGGAGTACCGCGAGCTGCTGGTGCGCTGGTTCCAGTACGGGGTGTTCTGCCCGCTCCTGCGTCTGCACGGGTTCCGCGAGCCCTTCGTCGACGACCTGCACCCGCAGATGTCGGGCGGACCCAACGAGGTGTGGTCCTACGGCGAGGAGGCCTACGGCCGTCTGCGCGAACTGCTGCTGCTGCGCGAGCGGCTGCGCCCCTACGTCATGGAGCAGATGCGCGCCGCCCACGAGCGCGGCCTGCCGCCGATGCGCCCGCTGTTCGTGGACTTCCCGGGCGACGCCCGCGCGTGGGGCGTCGACGACGCGTTCATGTTCGGTCCCGACGTGCTGGTCGCCCCGGTGACCGAGTACGGGGCGCGCGAGCGCGACGTGTACCTGCCGGAGGGGGTCCGCTGGCAGAACCCCTACACCGGCGACGTGCTCCCCGGGGGAGCGCCGGTGCGGCTCGCGGCCCCGCTGGAGCGCGCTCCGGTACTGGTGCGCGAGGGCGCATCGGTGCCCGTGGCCGGCTGACCGGCCCTCCGCCGCGGCCGCCGCCTTCCGCCGGCGGCCGCGCGCACCACCCGCGGGACGCGATCCCGCCGAGACCGAACCCGACCGCCCGAATCCGAGAAGAAGAGCGATACACGACCGACACGAAGCGAGGTAGGACCGTGAACCGGAGCATCCCCCAACCACCGCCCCCGACCGGTGACTCCCCTCCCCCGCGCGCCCCGGCGGCGCGCGCCGCCGCGGGACTCCGCGGTGCGCTGCGGCGTACCGCGGCGCTCGCCCTGGCGGCCGTCCTCGCCGCGGGAACGGCCGCCGCCCCCGCGTCGGCCGAGGACCTCCCGTTCCGCGACCCCGACCTGTCCGTCGACGAGCGGGTCGCCGACCTGCTGGGGCGGCTGACCCGCGACGAGAAGATCGCGATGCTGCACCAGTACCAGCCGGCGATCCCCCGGCTGGACATCGGTGCCTTCCGCACCGGTTCGGAGGCGCTGCACGGCGTCGCCTGGCTGGGCGAGGCGACCGTGTTCCCCCAGTCGGTGGGTCTGGGCGCCACCTGGGACACCGGGCTGGTGGAGCGCGTCGGCGGCGCCACCGGCACCGAGATGCGGGGCTTCCACGCCCAGGACCCCGCCGCGCACGGGCTCAACGTGTGGGCTCCGGTGGCCGACCCGCTGCGCGACCCCCGCTGGGGGCGCAACGAGGAGGGCTACTCCGAGGATCCCGCCCTCGTCGGCGCGATGACCGACGCCTACACCGGCGGCCTCAGCGGCGACGACGACTTCTACCTGAAAACCGCCCCGACCGTGAAGCACTTCGCCGGCTACAACATCGAGGAGCGGCGCGATCGGGTCTCGGTCACCGTTCCGCCGCGTGCGCTGCACGAATACGTCTATCCGGCGTTCCGGCCGGCCATCGAGTCGGGCAACGCCACCGGGGTGATGGCCGCCTACAACAAGCTCAACGGGCGGCCCGCCCACGTGTCGCCGCTGCTGGAGGACGTGCGGTCCTGGTCCGAGGACGAGACCATGATCGTCAGCGACGCCTACGGTCCGTCCAACGTGGCCGGCAGCCAGGACTACTACGACGACCACGCGCAGTCGCACGCCGCGATGCTCAAGGCGGGCATCGACAGCTACACCGACCAGGACGCCGACCCCTCGCTGACCGTCGACGCCGTCACCTCGGCCTTGGAGCAGGGGCTGATCACCGAGGACCACGTCGATGCGGCGGTGGGCCGCAGCCTGTCGATCCGGTTCCGGCTGGGCGAGTTCGCCCCGGACGCGCGCAACCCCTACTCCGGCATCGGGCCGGAGGCCATCGACACCCCCGAGCACCGCGAGCTCGCGCGGGAGGCCGCCACCGAGCAGATGACGCTGCTGAAGAACGACGGCGCGCTGCCCCTGGACGCCGAGCAGGACGGCGACGTGGCGGTGGTGGGCCCGCTCGCCGACACCCTCTACGAGGACTGGTACAGCGGCACGATGCCCTACGAGGCCACCCCGGCGGGCGGGATCGCCGACCGGCTCGGCGGGGACGGTTCGGTCACCGCGGCCGAGGGCGCGGACCGCATCCGCCTGACCACGCCCGAGGGCGGCGCGATCACGGCTTCCTCCGCCGCGGACGGCGGGGCGCTGCGTGTGCAGGACTCCGGCGAAAGCGCCGACGCCCAGGGCATCAGCGTCTTCGAGTGGGGCGAAGGCGTGGTGACTCTGCGCACCGAGGCCAACGGCAAGACCGTGGGCCTGGGCGAAGGCAACCGCCTGTTCAACGACCAGGAGCAGCCCAACGGGTGGTTCGTCCAGCAGCTGTTCCGCTTCGAGGAGGTCGGCGACGGCCAGGTGGTGCTGAAGTACGACGGCTACGACGAGTGGAACCAGAAGTACGTTTCGGTCGGCGCGGACGGCGCGCTGACCGTCGACGCCGACACCCGCGACCAGGCCGCCCGCTTCGAGAAGGAGACGCTGGCCGACGGCGCCGACCAGGCCGTCGAGGAGGCTTCCGGCGCGGACGCGGCGGTGGTCGTCGTGGGCAACATGCCCTTCATCAACGCCCGCGAGACCGACGACCGCGAGGACATCGCGCTGCCGAAGGCGCAGCGGGAGCTGGTCCGGGCGGTCACCGAGGCCAACCCGAACACCGTGGTGGTGCTGGAGTCCAGCTACCCGCAGGCGATGCCCTGGGCGCAGGAGAACGCCCCGGCGCTGCTGTGGACCTCCCACGCCGGCCAGGAGACCGGGAACGCGTTGGCGTCGGTGCTCTACGGCGACGCCAACCCGGCGGGCCGGCTGCCGCAGACCTGGTACCGGTCGGCCGAGGACCTCCCGGCCATGAACGACTACGACGTCATCGACTCGGGGCACACGTACCAGTACTTCGAGGGCGATCCGCTGTACGCGTTCGGGCACGGGCTGTCCTACACCGATTTCGAGTACGGCAAGCCCGAGCTGGACCGCAAGCGGATCGGCGCGGACGGCACGGTGACGGTACGGGTGCCGGTGACCAACACCGGAGAGCGCGGCGGCGACGAGGTGGTGCAGCTCTACACCAGCCAGAAGCGTTCGCGGGTGCAGCAGCCGGCCAAGGAGCTGCGCGACTTCGAGCGGGTGCACGTCGAGGCCGGTGAGACCGCCGCGGTGGAGTTGGAGATCGACGCGGCCGATCTGGCGTTCTGGGACGTCACGAGCGGATCGATGGTCGTGGAGCGGGCGAAGCACGACGTGCTGGTCGGGTCCTCGTCCGCAGACATCCGGCGCACGGCCCGCATCAAGGTCGACGGGGAGCGCATCCCGCCCCGCGACCTGTCCGACGACATCCGCGCTGCCGACTTCGACCGGTACTCGCCGGGCGCCGAGCTGGTCGACGAGACCAAGGCACAGGGCGACGCCGTCGAGGGGGCGGAGGGCGACTGGATCGCCTTCGACGACTCCGATCTGCGCGGTCTGTCGTCGTTCACCGCCCGGACGGCCCGGTCCCAGGACGGTGCGGCGGGCCTGGAGGTCCGCGTCGGCTCGCCCGAGGGGCGCCTGCTCGGCACCGCCGAGGTGCCCGCCACCGGCGGCGTGTACGCGTACACCGAGACGACGACCGAGCTGAAGCGGACCGGCGGCCGGCACCGCGACGTCTACCTGGTCTTCACCGGGGACCTGCGGCTGAGCGGATTCTCCCTGACCACGGGGTAGTCCGGGACGGCGGAACCGCACTCTCAGGGCCGGCCCCGCAGCGGCGGGGCCGGCCCGCTCGTGTCCGGGGCCCACGCGGCCCTCGCTCGTGGCCGCCGGCGGGCGGTCCTCGACGGCGGCGGTCGTGCGACGACCCCGGTAGCGGCCGGAGAGGCTGCCCGGGGACGTGTAAACAGCATCTTTAATGTCGGCTTTGATTGCTTAACGCCCGTATTGCGCCTTGTTATGGCGGTAACTATCACTATGACGCTTCGGGTGCACCTTCGCCGAGCGCCACCGAAGCCGCAGCGATTCGGGAGGGATTCGCGATGGCGACACAACTGGGCGCGGGGCGGCTGATCGGCCACCGCGTCCTGGACAACCAGGGCAGCAGCGTCGGGAAGATCGGCGAGGTCTACTACGACGACGAAACCGATGTCGCGAAGTGGGTGACGGTCCGGACCGGCCTCTTCGGCACCCGGGAGAGCTTCGTGCCGCTTCAGGAGGCCGACCAGGTCGAAGACGACATCCAGGTCCCCTACGACCGCCAGACCGTCAAGGACGCGCCGCACTTCGACGCCGGCCAGCACATCTCGGCCGACGAGGAGAGGCGGATCTTCGAGCACTACGAGCGGGCGCGCTCCGGCGTCCCCGGACAGCGCGGAAGCTCTGAGGAGATGCCCGCAGGCGAGACGGAAGACGGCCGCCGCTCGGCCTCTGGCACGGGCGCGGGCACGATGGAGGCGGAGACCGGGACGGGCGCGGCGGCCGCGGACACCGCCGAGGCGGAGACCGGAATGCGCCCGGACGCCGGAACCGGCACCGACGAAGCACGTGCCGCCGGCGCCGCCGGAACGGACATGCCCGGATCGGCGCCGGACGCCGCCGC contains:
- a CDS encoding glycoside hydrolase family 3 C-terminal domain-containing protein, with protein sequence MNRSIPQPPPPTGDSPPPRAPAARAAAGLRGALRRTAALALAAVLAAGTAAAPASAEDLPFRDPDLSVDERVADLLGRLTRDEKIAMLHQYQPAIPRLDIGAFRTGSEALHGVAWLGEATVFPQSVGLGATWDTGLVERVGGATGTEMRGFHAQDPAAHGLNVWAPVADPLRDPRWGRNEEGYSEDPALVGAMTDAYTGGLSGDDDFYLKTAPTVKHFAGYNIEERRDRVSVTVPPRALHEYVYPAFRPAIESGNATGVMAAYNKLNGRPAHVSPLLEDVRSWSEDETMIVSDAYGPSNVAGSQDYYDDHAQSHAAMLKAGIDSYTDQDADPSLTVDAVTSALEQGLITEDHVDAAVGRSLSIRFRLGEFAPDARNPYSGIGPEAIDTPEHRELAREAATEQMTLLKNDGALPLDAEQDGDVAVVGPLADTLYEDWYSGTMPYEATPAGGIADRLGGDGSVTAAEGADRIRLTTPEGGAITASSAADGGALRVQDSGESADAQGISVFEWGEGVVTLRTEANGKTVGLGEGNRLFNDQEQPNGWFVQQLFRFEEVGDGQVVLKYDGYDEWNQKYVSVGADGALTVDADTRDQAARFEKETLADGADQAVEEASGADAAVVVVGNMPFINARETDDREDIALPKAQRELVRAVTEANPNTVVVLESSYPQAMPWAQENAPALLWTSHAGQETGNALASVLYGDANPAGRLPQTWYRSAEDLPAMNDYDVIDSGHTYQYFEGDPLYAFGHGLSYTDFEYGKPELDRKRIGADGTVTVRVPVTNTGERGGDEVVQLYTSQKRSRVQQPAKELRDFERVHVEAGETAAVELEIDAADLAFWDVTSGSMVVERAKHDVLVGSSSADIRRTARIKVDGERIPPRDLSDDIRAADFDRYSPGAELVDETKAQGDAVEGAEGDWIAFDDSDLRGLSSFTARTARSQDGAAGLEVRVGSPEGRLLGTAEVPATGGVYAYTETTTELKRTGGRHRDVYLVFTGDLRLSGFSLTTG
- a CDS encoding carbohydrate ABC transporter permease — its product is MPARIGFLAPIVVFLVLFFGYPLAANVAMSLREYTAASFYTGEAPFVGLANYAAVMGDPVFTTAVANTAVFTAASLLFQFGIGLALAVFFQRHFPLNGILRSLLLIPWLLPLVVSGTVWRWIFDQQYGILNQTLLGLGVIDSAVPWLSSTAIALPSVTVANIWVGIPFNMVILYGGLQSIPAHLYEAASLDGAGPWQRFRHVTWPLLRPVSAVVLMLGLVYTLKVFDVIMVLTQGGPANATQTLTTWSYSLSFGELDFGLGAAVGNLLIVVALLFSVVYLRGLRSSAPATARKRR
- a CDS encoding PRC and DUF2382 domain-containing protein, with product MATQLGAGRLIGHRVLDNQGSSVGKIGEVYYDDETDVAKWVTVRTGLFGTRESFVPLQEADQVEDDIQVPYDRQTVKDAPHFDAGQHISADEERRIFEHYERARSGVPGQRGSSEEMPAGETEDGRRSASGTGAGTMEAETGTGAAAADTAEAETGMRPDAGTGTDEARAAGAAGTDMPGSAPDAAADTAESGSGTAADTAAGAEAAAGAESETGSGAEAAVMTRFEELVRVSTERAESGRVRLRKHVETEEFQETVHLTREEITVEREPVEGSGHGDTRMEADDQEIVLYEEHATISKESVPVERVRVRKHEVTERQPVRGERRKERVELEDEDFQEPPR
- a CDS encoding carbohydrate ABC transporter permease, with product MAVHRRVRTALTTVVAVAVVGVLLFPLYWMVNASLQPATGLLQTPPRWFPVDGTLDGYRSALQSQGRPLLNSVVVAAGTVALTLALSVPASYALSRLRVRGAGVVMFALLLVQMVPGIVMANSLYAVMNQTGLLSTYAALILADSTIAVPFAVLILRAFMVTIPAELGEAAMVDGAGHTRVLWSVVMPVSRNAMITAALFAFLFAWADFLFAVTLNSDEAVMPVTVGIYRFIGAHTADWNSVMATGVIASIPAAILLVVAQRYVAAGVTGGALKD
- a CDS encoding glycoside hydrolase family 31 protein gives rise to the protein MLHEIDGGIEWHGGHQVVRVDPWGTDSVRVRAGLHRLRSDIPGALGERPGTGAEIRIEGGAARLANGAITAELGDDGMLRFLRSSSREELLAEQRAHFWWPGPRAYTSTGNGYYRIEQRFAAYEGERLFGLGQHTHGLLDQKGAVLDLVQRNAEVSVPFLVSSRGYGMLWNSPAVGRVELAGNGTRWVSDSARQIDYWVTAGADPAATMANYAEATGRAPMLPEWASGFWQSRLRYKTQDELMEVAREHKRRGLPLSVIVADFFHWTHLGDWKFDPAEWPDPAGMVRELREMGTELMVSVWPSVSPLSENFSEMLRRGLLVATEQGPPVHADWADKGVEGKVQVSFYDATNPHARAFVWDAVRRNYHDLGVRVWWLDAGEPEIKPGHQHNLHYHAGPGAEVANIYPAEHARGFYEGMRAAGESEVVTLCRSAWAGSQRYGAALWSGDIAATFASLRTQIRAGLNVAMSGIPWWTTDVGGFHGGDQESPEYRELLVRWFQYGVFCPLLRLHGFREPFVDDLHPQMSGGPNEVWSYGEEAYGRLRELLLLRERLRPYVMEQMRAAHERGLPPMRPLFVDFPGDARAWGVDDAFMFGPDVLVAPVTEYGARERDVYLPEGVRWQNPYTGDVLPGGAPVRLAAPLERAPVLVREGASVPVAG